A stretch of DNA from Posidoniimonas polymericola:
CCGGGGCACTCGCCAAACATCAGCGTGTTGGAGGTCCCGTCGAGCACCTTGCCGAGCTTGGTCTTAGAGCGGATGCCGAACGGTCCAATCAGCTGCTTGTCGACCTCGTAGGTGTAGCCGTCGGCGGCAGTGACCTTGGTCCCCGGCCCGACCTCGCCGTACACGCCCCAAACGCCCTGATAGTGGGTCAGCCCGAATGCCGACGCGACCGCGCTGGTCTGGGTGTCCCAGGACTTCGACTCCTGAAAGTAGTGAGAGCCGCTCGTGTCCTCGAACGTCGCGACAGGAACCGCCGAAGCAGAGCTGCCCTGGTCGCTAACCAGAACCTTGTCAATTACGCCACGGGACGGCGACTCGGTCGGCGCCGATGGGCAGAGCAGCGCGGGCACGGGGGTCTGGGCCGCCCTGCGGATGGGGATCTTGAAGGACCAATTCAGGTCGTACTGGTCCGGGCCGATCTGGTAGTCGTCGGTCAGGATCTGGTGGAGCGAGGCCTCCTCCAAGAACGGGAGCAGGTTGGCGTAGACGCCGACGAACTGGTTGGACTTGCCGTTGGTGTCGACGACCGATCCCGGGTTGCTGTAGTCACGCCCCCCCATGTAGCCGGGGGGCAGGCGCCGCTGCGACGACTCGTAATTTAGCGCCGCCAGCCCGAGCTGCTTGAGATTGTTGCTGCAGGCCGAGCGGCGGGCCGACTCTCGGGCCGCCTGCACCGCCGGCAGCAAGAGCGCGATCAGGATGCCGATGATCGCGATCACCACCAGCAGCTCTACCAGCGTGAAGGCCGGCAGGCCACGGCGTGACTTGTGGGCAAGAAGGGGCTTCATCGTTTCCATCCTCTGAATCGCTTTGCTCGTGCGTGGGGTAACGGGAGGGCCGTCAGCCCAGGTCCCCGGTAGACTGGAGTTGCTTAGCCTGAAACTCTGCCTGGACCGCTTTGTCCGAGG
This window harbors:
- a CDS encoding DUF1559 domain-containing protein: MKPLLAHKSRRGLPAFTLVELLVVIAIIGILIALLLPAVQAARESARRSACSNNLKQLGLAALNYESSQRRLPPGYMGGRDYSNPGSVVDTNGKSNQFVGVYANLLPFLEEASLHQILTDDYQIGPDQYDLNWSFKIPIRRAAQTPVPALLCPSAPTESPSRGVIDKVLVSDQGSSASAVPVATFEDTSGSHYFQESKSWDTQTSAVASAFGLTHYQGVWGVYGEVGPGTKVTAADGYTYEVDKQLIGPFGIRSKTKLGKVLDGTSNTLMFGECPGSTGGAYEVNDGGSPVPVSGFSLGYAWIGTNILPTYLGLDLGRDKAFASSAQYQDYDTKWSYFSSLHSGVVQFVFVDGSVHGLSRQIDIDTFKALSTIRGQELVSDDEL